The proteins below are encoded in one region of Chrysemys picta bellii isolate R12L10 chromosome 4, ASM1138683v2, whole genome shotgun sequence:
- the LOC101938562 gene encoding perforin-1-like: MISVMPRFGAFIPLLLFLLFIFPGATSNCQTSTENECKKHTAFVPGHSLIGEGIDVTTMGRKGAYLVDSSDWQHEDGTCTLCQNPLQGGQWQRLPLAAVDWRVHVSCRQKLSSSVQQSAMGMMESAASAVQNDWKVGLDVPVKPKVNVQVALAGSHSKLASFVVDHTRMDKYSFMSHEVSCGYYRFRVSEMPPLTSHFTLALENLPDQYDSKSKVEYQQLISNYGTHYMSQLQLGGRARDVTAVRVCEAAMSSLTDDEIKDCLSVEAGVSIGMGSVKGGNSKCEEEKKKGKVQGSFHETYRERHVEVEGGESTTDVLFSGSDAKVFSAWIESLKASPGPVSYSLHPIHILVEQDDPKREALKQAVSEYIRERALWRNCTRSCPPGTQRSAHDPCSCVCPGDAMTNAMCCSRERGLGKLMVIVKKASGLWGDYFTGTDAFVKVFFERREIRTGTIWNNNNPVWNIPLDFGTVRITSTSKIRVQVWDEDNKWDDDLLGSCDIPLEAGGPHQKDCYLNHGRIWFQYSLRCGPHLGGRSCLDYVSQPPQLGTAKGKEAEAFW; this comes from the exons ATGATATCAGTCATGCCCAGATTTGGTGCCttcatccccctcctcctcttcctcctcttcatctTCCCTGGGGCCACCTCCAATTGTCAGACAAGCACGGAAAATGAATGCAAGAAGCACACGGCCTTCGTGCCCGGGCACAGCCTGATTGGTGAGGGCATCGATGTGACCACgatgggcaggaagggggccTATCTGGTTGACAGCAGCGACTGGCAGCACGAGGACGGCACCTGCACCCTGTGCCAGAACCCACTGCAGGGAGGGCAGTGGCAGAGGCTGCCGCTGGCTGCGGTGGACTGGCGGGTCCACGTCTCGTGCCGCCAGAAGCTGAGCAGCTCGGTGCAGCAGTCGGCGATGGGCATGATGGAGTCGGCAGCGTCCGCGGTGCAGAACGACTGGAAGGTGGGGCTGGACGTGCCTGTGAAGCCCAAGGTTAATGTCCAGGTGGCGCTGGCCGGATCACATTCCAAACTGGCCAGTTTCGTGGTAGACCACACGCGGATGGACAaatacagcttcatgagccacgaGGTGTCCTGTGGCTATTACAG GTTCCGGGTCAGCGAGATGCCCCCGCTCACCAGCCATTTCACTCTGGCGCTGGAGAACCTCCCGGACCAGTACGACAGCAAATcgaaggtggagtaccagcagctaATCAGCAACTACGGCACCCACTACATgtcccagctgcagctggggggccGGGCGCGGGACGTGACGGCCGTGCGGGTCTGCGAAGCGGCAATGAGCAGCTTGACCGACGACGAGATCAAGGACTGCTTGAGCGTGGAGGCGGGCGTGAGTATCGGAATGGGCTCGGTCAAGGGTGGGAACAGCAAGTgcgaggaggagaagaagaagggGAAGGTCCAGGGGAGCTTCCATGAGACGTATCGGGAGCGCCACgtggaggtggagggaggagagagcacGACTGACGTGCTCTTCTCAGGCAGTGATGCCAAGGTCTTCTCGGCCTGGATTGAGAGCCTCaaagccagccctggcccggTGTCCTATTCGCTGCACCCCATCCACATCCTGGTGGAGCAGGACGACCCGAAGCGAGAGGCGCTGAAGCAGGCAGTCAGTGAGTACATCCGTGAGAGGGCCCTGTGGAGGAATTGCACCCGAAGCTGCCCTCCGGGGACTCAACGCAGCGCCCACGACCCCTGCTCCTGCGTCTGCCCCGGGGATGCCATGACCAACGCCATGTGCTGCTCACGGGAGCGCGGCCTGGGGAAGCTGATGGTGATAGTGAAGAAGGCCAGTGGCCTGTGGGGGGATTACTTTACCGGTACGGATGCCTTCGTCAAGGTCTTCTTTGAGAGAAGGGAGATACGGACCGGCACCATCTGGAACAACAACAATCCTGTCTGGAACATCCCCTTGGACTTTGGTACCGTCCGCATCACCAGCACCAGCAAGATCCGTGTCCAGGTCTGGGACGAGGACAACAAGTGGGACGATGACCTGCTGGGAAGCTGCGACATCCCGCTGGAGGCTGGGGGGCCCCACCAGAAGGATTGCTACCTGAACCACGGCCGCATCTGGTTCCAGTACAGCCTGCGCTGTGGGCCCCACCTCGGGGGTCGGAGCTGCCTCGACTATGTCTCCCAGCCACCCCAGCTGGGAACAGCTAAGGGGAAAGAGGCAGAGGCCTTCTGGTGA